From Arachis stenosperma cultivar V10309 chromosome 2, arast.V10309.gnm1.PFL2, whole genome shotgun sequence, one genomic window encodes:
- the LOC130962012 gene encoding uncharacterized protein LOC130962012: MLKGRFSFFGASSNSINTNTKNYSSLSKGEELRPKLNLETDRQVYRPGDPVVVTIQISNPSNEYSFLMERLGFEIKGIEKLDTQWFATPKPLPGSKQRRGENVFLDASTPVLVANQIVNFGRSKSYVVRMLLPDTIPPSYKGSNIRYLYYVRTALMGGWLVLENGQSRPETTNDVNDLEVRVPLQIWINQKINGFQSDEDIVPPTIIQPDLFWKEVDADADWVRANDYYDAAEEDYDSSRDDVSSVSSFNYNPTKENLYRGFGSSLSLRSSSARSLNRESFALEGHRTSLSSNIALPRLSVAEVLSDPGADVLSNQKSLAIASPSEQQKYRKPFSAEDDAGVSTSPEVGANESLASEGFTRGRSYNIKLDDQVLLKFSPKNSDATYYFSDMIGGTLTFFHEEGARRCLEISVTLETSETISRRFIHPSRRNSPTITKIQSDHHEVVADLVQTSFLFSIPMDGPMSFSTSHVSVQWVLRFEFFTTPKNVDWRRYEHPLLIEGRDKTEWVLPITVHAPPSRALPSGTRNDKHFSLDPSWGHN; this comes from the exons ATGCTAAAAGGGAGATTCTCGTTCTTCGGGGCTTCTTCTAACTCAATCAACACCAACACCAAGAATTATTCATCATTATCGAAGGGTGAAGAACTGCGTCCAAAACTGAATCTCGAAACGGATAGGCAAGTATATAGGCCTGGTGATCCAGTCGTTGTGACCATTCAGATCTCAAACCCGTCCAATGAGTACTCTTTTCTAATGGAAAGGCTCGGTTTTGAGATCAAAGGGATTGAGAAATTGGACACTCAGTGGTTCGCTACACCGAAGCCTCTTCCTGGTTCTAAGCAAAGGAGAG GTGAAAATGTGTTTTTGGATGCCTCAACACCAGTCTTAGTGGCAAATCAGATTGTTAATTTTGGAAGAAGCAAATCAT ATGTTGTACGAATGCTGCTGCCTGACACTATTCCTCCGTCGTACAAGGGTTCAAATATTCGTTATTTGTACTATGTTAGAACTGCATTAATGGGAGGGTGGCTAGTGCTTGAAAACGGGCAGTCTCGTCCAGAGACCACAAATGATGTTAATGATTTG GAAGTACGTGTTCCATTACAAATATGGATAAACCAGAAAATCAATGGCTTTCAATCTGATGAAG ATATTGTTCCTCCAACTATTATCCAACCGGATTTATTTTGGAAAGAGGTGGATGCAGATGCTGATTGG GTTAGAGCAAATGATTATTACGATGCTGCTGAGGAGGACTATGACAGCTCAAGGGATGATGTGTCCTCtgtttcttcttttaattataACCCCACTAAAGAAAATCTTTACAGAGGGTTTGGAAGTTCATTATCATTACGATCTTCTTCTGCAAGATCATTGAACAGAGAATCTTTTGCTCTAGAAGGTCATCGAACAAGTTTATCTTCAAATATAGCGCTTCCTCGACTTTCTGTTGCTGAGGTGTTATCTGATCCTGGCGCCG ATGTCTTATCAAACCAGAAATCACTTGCTATTGCCTCACCAAGTGAGCAACAGAAGTACAGGAAACCATTTTCTGCAGAAGATGATGCTGGAGTATCCACTTCACCAGAAGTGGGAGCGAATGAGTCTTTAGCAt CAGAAGGCTTCACTAGAGGAAGGTCTTATAACATCAAACTGGATGATCAAGTTTTGCttaaattttcaccaaaaaattCTGATGCAACTTATTACTTCAGTGATATG ATAGGTGGGACTCTTACTTTCTTTCATGAAGAAGGAGCTAGGAGATGCCTTGAG ATCTCAGTAACATTGGAAACTTCAGAAACTATAAGTAGGCGATTTATTCACCCTTCTAGGAGGAATTCCCCGACAATAACCAAG ATTCAGAGCGACCATCATGAGGTTGTTGCAGATTTGGTGCAGACAAGCTTCTTGTTTTCTATTCCAATGGATGGTCCAATGTCCTTCTCCACTTCACATGTATCTGTGCAATGGGTTCTTCGTTTTGAGTTCTTCACAACTCCTAAGAACGTGGATTGGAGAAG ATATGAGCATCCACTTCTGATTGAGGGAAGGGATAAAACTGAATGGGTTCTTCCAATTACTGTGCATGCTCCCCCGAGTAGAGCTCTTCCTTCCGGCACAAGAAATGATAAGCATTTTTCATTGGATCCTTCATGGGGGCACAATTGA